The DNA segment cttcagctcaagttctctctaggcagtttgatttgttcgtcatgaaagcagtatagcagcccctcctgcttttataccctgtggggtgtggctctgtgactcagcactttctaggcctgtctCACCCCTGCTTCctttgttcctgcctctcttgtctacgaaacctggggtcTAACCAGgattgattgtcctcagctgggtctggaagcatttcctgggcgggggaagatacaggagagaggccttgtcacctcttccacctggcctgcctctggctcctggagctgagccagggaagtcggccctgcagaagggagccccgacggcccttctccctcactctctgagtcactctctggcagggggccaggcccggggggtgcGGGGCTGGACCCACAACACATTTGAacaaattctgcaagttgaatGAGGGCAGCAGGAGGAAGAATGTGCTTCATCTTGACATTTATTGAAAATttgggaaatgtctttgtttaaTGAGAAAGTGGCTCAAAATTTACAAACTGATTACTTTACAGGTGGTGTCGGTGCTGGAAATCTTGCTTCACAATATATTCAGGACATGATTGATATTCTGATTATGCCAGATACATCCACAAAAGTAAGAATCTTAGTTTTAAAAGGACTATGTAGTGCATGCTACATTAACCCGGTAAACCAAAATGAAGCCAAAGCTCACCACCTTCCTGAAATTATGCTTTCCTAtcttgaagaagaggaagactcTGCAGAAGCGGACTCAGATCTAGTTCTGGTGAAGTTCTGGGTTTGTTATCTTATGACCGTTGTCTGCTGTAATAATATGTCTTATATTAAACTATTTCATGAAATTGGTGGCCAAACACTAGAGAAAAGATTGGAATACCTGTCTAACATGGAATGGTTTGGCTGGCCCCAAAACTATGCTACATTAATGCACATGTTTATGGGATATTCAGGCACAGAAGTATACAAATAGAATTAAGGGAATATGTGTCAGAATAAATAATTCTGCTACTGATAAGCACTAGGTATtactttctttaaatatttgacACAATAAAATTACTCAGTGTTTAAACTGACGTTTAATTCTAAGATTTATTCAAtcaataaagaattaaaaaatgaTAAAGTTAAACTCA comes from the Ahaetulla prasina isolate Xishuangbanna chromosome 3, ASM2864084v1, whole genome shotgun sequence genome and includes:
- the ARMH2 gene encoding armadillo-like helical domain-containing protein 2; this encodes MGIVFSALKACYNMYCDKTREPVIKLIDPIFHHHKIKIYAMDLRNTELPLEERAKAALYIGLLAYTGGVGAGNLASQYIQDMIDILIMPDTSTKVRILVLKGLCSACYINPVNQNEAKAHHLPEIMLSYLEEEEDSAEADSDLVLVKFWVCYLMTVVCCNNMSYIKLFHEIGGQTLEKRLEYLSNMEWFGWPQNYATLMHMFMGYSGTEVYK